TTGGTTATAAGCTGGTCGGAAAAAGCAGTAACTCAGGCTTTTGATTTTGATCCGGCTACTTTAGACACCCAAATGCAAAAGCTAAAAGCCTGCTTTACCGATCAGGGGTGGACAGGTTTTAGTTCAGCATTAGAAAAATCAGGTAATTTAGAGGCTATTAAAACCCAGAAATTAACCGTGAGCAGCCAGCTTGATGGACAACCTCAAGTTACGGAAGCTAAGGATAATCAGTGGAAAATTACCCTGCCTTTACAAGTCGTTTATCAAAACGCTAAAGAGAAAGTTACTCAATTACTTAGCGTTAATTTAACTGTTAGTCGTAAAATAACAGGTGATCTGGGAATTGCACAGATGATTGCTACCCCACGTACTGCCACTACGATACAACAGCCCGATACATCTACATCGCCAAATGCTGGAACGAGTAACGTAACCACGCCTGCTAATACAACGACACCAACTAACACGACTTCCCCCCAACCCGCCGAAACTCCGGTAACCAACCAACCGGCCAGTAATTTCCCCACGACTAATCCTGGCGCGACTCAATAGCTTAAACAGGGAAATGCAGCATCCCGTATTACTGGATGCTGCTCAAATATAGGGAAAATCATGCGCACACAATTCATGGGTTTATTATGCATGTTGGCTTTAAATGCACATGCAAACGTGATCCAGTATTTTGCGGGAATAAGTTATAACAATCCCTCAGAGTTGTTTAAAGTAAAAAACGACCTGTTCCTTATTGGTAGCACTGGTTCATATGCTGATTTAAAATTTACAGGAAGTGTTTTAAATTTCAATACATTGCAATACGATTCAGGAACTAATCATTCACAAACCTATACGCCATTACCCTACGGTAGATTAGCCAAACGATTTAATGAAAAAATTGTATTTGCTTTGGATGTTACTCAACCGTTCAATTCTAACTTAAACTGGGGTAATCATGCATTCACTCGCTATGCGAATACCCAAAATTATCTGACCGATGTTGATGTCAGTCCCAAAATTTCCTACGCTTTAAGTCAAAAATGGAAAATTGGTGGTGGCTTGAATTTTAATTTTTTAGCAAATAATGAAGTGAATTTTGCGGTTCCAACAGGTCAATTCACTTCAGATATTCTTACTAATCCAACCTCCAGTTTCGGCTTAGGGTTTAACCTGGGTGCAACCTACATTATAAATAAAACCAACTTTCTTGGTCTTACCTATTACTCGAGAATTCGACAGAACACCAAAGGAACGAGTACTCTTGGCCCATTAGTCAATCCTAACCTGGAATTCAGTTTCTTCATGCCAACCACGATAGTTGCAAATTACGTTCATATCTTCAGCCCTGAATGGCTGATTAGTGTGTCAGGATATCGCTCTGACTGGAGCGTCAATCAGCAAGTACGGCTTTATAATACTGCGGTTCCTCCTCCAATGAGTAATTTTGTTTTTGACATGCATTTTGGTAACTCCTATGCCTTTATTGCTGCAGTACGTAAGCAAGTGAACGAACAATTAGGGTTAACCTTAGTAGGGATGAGAGATGGGGGCCCGGAAAAAGATAATTTAAGAACGATTACGTTTCCTTCCTATGCACAATACTTCATAGGTCTTTCAGGAGATTATCATTTTAATAAAAGTACATCCATTGAACTGTTATGTGGGCATCTTATCTCACATCCCAGCATTCAAAATCGGGTAGTTGTTACTAATACGTCTATTCCGTTTACAACTGGTAAAGTAAATATTAATGTAGAAGTTGTCGATCTAAAACTAAAAATAGAGGCCTAAAGCAAGGAGTGGTCGACACCAATATGTGATCTGAATAAGAAGCACTTGTGCATTAAAAAATCCTCTGGATAGGACGCAGAAAGCGCTGTTTAGGCAGTTTAATTTTTTGAGGATCGTTCCCGGCCAACCTGGGGCCTGATAAGTATCGCTTGGGATATTGCCCTCAGGTTAAGGCGGAAACCTTAACCTAGCGCTTCAAGAATTAACGTTGGGCCACAACTGGTTTACTTACTCCATTTTGATCAGGATAAGCCAATATTATTACTTTAGTACCCACCCGAAGAAACTCCTCATTAAGCCATTTGGCAGCACTGGGGAGAATGCGTACACAACCATGACTTGATGGATGATCAGGAACTTCATAAGCAGCATGAATGGTAAATCCTCGGTAGAAATACATGCAATAAGGCATTTTCGCTCCGCCTTTAGTGTCTACAGGATACTCCCCGGAACGACATTCTGCTCCACGCTTGTTATAAATTCGAAAAGTACCTGTTATAGTCCGGCACGATTGAGTTGAGTTTCCCTCACAAAAATCCACTCCTGCAGACCCGCTTCCTGTCAAAACCCGCTTACCCTCTTCATCATAGGCAGCCCATGCAGAAGCTTTAGGATCGAAAATAAATTGCCTTTCTCCCGGCGCTTTAATCTGCATTGGGAAGTATTCACGTCCTCTTTTATCTCTTAAATAATGAGTTGTTCTATGTACGTAACCAGCATCATCAGTAATTAAAGTAGATTCATCGAATTCAACGCATGAAGTTAAACCGAGACAAAGCAATAAAGCCACCCCAAACAACTTGTTCATTTAAGTATTATCTCCACAAACAAAAAAATCACCCTTCAAATCTGATTTAAGTTTTGGAGGGTGTGATTTTAAATAATTATCTAATCCTTTAGTCGTCGATATTTGATCCGCGATGGTTTATTAGCTTCATCACCTAAGCGGCGCTTCCTATCCTCTTCATAATCACTGTAATTTCCTTCAAAAAAGGTGATTTGTGAATCGCCTTCAAAAGCCATTAAGTGAGTACAAATACGGTCTAAAAACCACCTGTCATGAGAGATTACAATCGCACAACCAGGGAAGTTTAGAATAGCATCTTCCAAGGCACGTAAGGTCTCTACGTCTAAATCATTACTGGGTTCGTCAAGTAATAAGACGTTGCCACCACTTTTTAGTAGTTTTGCCAAATGGACTCGATTACGCTCCCCTCCAGAGAGTTGCGACATTTTCTTTTGTTGATCCGTACCTTTAAAATTAAATCGCCCAACATATGCTCGAGACGGCATTTGAAAACTGCCTACTTGCATGATGTCGTGACCATCAGAAATTTCCTGCCAAACTGAATTGTTCGCATCCAGATTATCACGCATCTGATCTACATAGGCTAATTTGACTGTATCTCCAATACGAATAACCCCGTTATCGGGCTCTTCTTGACCTGTAATCATTTTTAAAAAAGTCGACTTACCAGCACCATTAGGGCCAATAATCCCCAGTACACCACCTTTTGGTAACTTAAAATCCAGATTATCAATTAGAATTCGGTCACCGAACGATTTACAAATTTTTTCACCTTCAAGCACCAGATCTCCCAAGCGCTCTCCTGGGGGTATATAAATTTCATTGGTTTCATTACGCTTTTGGAACTCCTTGGAGTTCATCTCTTCAAAGCGAGCTAATCGTGCTTTATTTTTTGCATGTCGCCCTTTAGGTGAGGTACGGACCCATTCTAGCTCTGCTTTGATGGAACGCTGATGGGAGTCTTCCTGTTTTTTCTCCATGCTCAAACGCTCTTCTTTTTGCTCCAGCCAAGCAGTGTAATTGCCTTTATAGGGAAAGCCTTCACCTCTGTCCAATTCTAAAATCCATTCAGCAGCATTATCCAGAAAATATCGATCATGCGTAATGGCTACTACTGTGCCTGGAAATCCTTCCAGAAAATGCTCTAACCAGGCAACACTTTCTGCATCCAAATGGTTAGTTGGCTCATCGAGTAATAACATGTCAGGATTGGAAAGTAATAAGCGACACAAAGCAACACGTCGACGCTCCCCTCCTGATAATTTACCAACAAGAGCATCCCATTCTGGTAATCTTAGTGCATCTGCAGCAACTTCCAATTTTCTATCCAGATCCCAGCCACCGCCAGCTTCAATTTCATTTTGCAATTCACCTTGCTCCGCAAGCAAGGTATTCATTTCATCATCACTCATTGGTTCTGCAAAGCGCATACTAATTGCATCAAAACGGGCTAATTTGTCTTTCATTTCCACCACGCCCTCCTCAACTACCTCGCGGACTGTTTTTTCCAGATCCACTTCAGGCTCTTGGGCGAGATAACCTATTTTAATTCCAGGCTGAGGTCTTGCTTCCCCATCAAAATGAGTGTCAACTCCCGCCATGATACGTAATAAAGTTGACTTTCCTGAACCATTTAAACCTAAAACCCCAATTTTAGCTCCAGGATAAAAACTTAATGAAATGTCCTTTAAAATAAATCGTTGATTTTCAACAATCTTGCTCACCCGATTCATCGTGAAAATATATTGTGCCATAAATATTCTACCTCTTAAAAAACTGCTACCAATCAAGTATTACTTTTCCAGATTGACCCGATGCCATAATTTTGAATGCCTCTTGAAAATCATCTACCGGAAAATGATGCGTTATGACTGGCTCAATATTCAGACCGCTTTGGATCATGGCAATCATTTTATACCAGGTTTCAAACATTTCCCTACCATAGATCCCTTTAATAACCAGTCCCTTAAAAATAACCTGATTCCAGTCTATGGCTGTTTCATTAGGCGGAATACCCAGCATGGCAACATGGCCGCCATGATTCATGGCTTTCATTAAATCATTCAAAGCCGTTGGATTTCCTGACATTTCCAAACCAATGTCAAAACCTTCTAACATACCTAGTTCGGTAGCAACATCACTTAATTTTTCATGTCTGACATCGACAGCTTTAGTGACTCCCATTTTTCTGGCTAATTCCAGACGGGTCTCATTGACATCAGTAATCACTACATGTCGTGCTCCTATGTGTCTCACAATAGCAGCGGCCATAATTCCGATGGGGCCTGCGCCTGTAATTAACACATCTTCTCCGACCACATCAAATGCAAGGGCACAATGAGTGGCATTACCTAACGGGTCAAAAATTGAAGCCTGATCTCCGGTAATATTATCGGGAAGGACAATAACATTCGATGCAGGAAGAACCAAATATTCGGCAAAACAACCGGGTCTATTCACACCAACACCCTGAGTATTGCGACATAAATGGCGTTTTCCAGCACGGCAATTACGACAAAATCCGCAGGTTATATGCCCTTCCCCAGAAACCTTTTGGCCAACTTTTAATCCTTGCACTTCCTGACCAATTTCTACAATTTCCCCATAAAACTCGTGTCCTACCGTCATAGGAACCGGAATAGTAGCCTGAGCCCATTCATCCCAGGTATAGATATGGATATCAGTACCGCAAATTGCTGTTTTTTTTATTTTAATTAAGACATCGTTTACGCCGCACTCAGGAACAGGTACATCATGCATCCAAATTCCAGGTTCTCTTTTTGCTTTGACTAATGATTTCATGTCGTTCCTCAATAATAGATCGCTGATGCAGTTATATAGCTGAAAATTCTTTACCCGCCGTTTCAAATGCCTGTAGTGCTTGATCTAGATGATGTACCTCAAGAGCCGCTGACATTTGGGTTCGAATACGAGCCAGTCCTTTAGGTACTACAGGGTACGAAAAACCAACCGCATAGATACCTAACTCTAATAAGCGATTAGAGATGCGTCCAGCTAGACTGGCATCTCCCAACATTACAGGAATGATTGGGTGTTCACCCGGAATTAGCTTGAAACCTAATCGAGTCATTCCTTCGCGAAAATAACGGCTATTACTCTTCAATTTTTCAGCCAAACTATTACTTTTGCTCAAATTATCCAAGACCGCACAGGAGGTATGAGCAATAACTGGAGCCAAGGTATTAGAAAATAAATAAGGCCGGGATCGCTGACGCAACCATTCAACAATGACACTATTTGCCGCGGTATATCCACCGGACGCTCCACCTAAAGCCTTACCCAGAGTGCCTGTAATGATATCAATCCGGTCGCTCACCCCAAAATACTCTGGGGTTCCTCGGCCAGTTTTTCCCATAAAACCAACAGCATGTGAGTCATCTACCATGACCATAGCATCGTATTTATCAGCTAATTCACAAATAGCAGGAAGATTCGCTAAAATACCATCCATAGAAAAAACACCATCGGTGGCAATCAGACGAAAACGAGCATTTTTGGCAGCGATTAATTGCTCTTCCAATGCCTTCATATCATTATTGGCATATCGGTATCGCGCGGCCTTACATAATCTGACTCCATCAATAATACTGGCATGATTTAATGCATCACTGATAATGGCATCTTCTTCACTTAGCAGGGTTTCAAAAAGACCTGTATTAGCATCGAAACAGGAAGAATAGAGTATTGTATCTTCTTTAGTTAAAAACTGGCTGATTTTTTTTTCAAGCTGCTTATGAGGTGTTTGGGTTCCGCAAATAAATCGAACAGAGGCCATACCATAACCATACAGATCCAGAGCTTTCTTTCCTTCGGCTATTAGTTGTGGATCATTGGCTAAACCTAAATAGTTGTTTGCACAAAGATTAATCACCTGTTTATCATTGACCATTACATCTGCTTGTTGCTTACTGGAAATGATTCGCTCTGATTTAAATAATCCTTCATCCTTGAGTGTTTCCAGTTCAGTTTGCAAAAAATTAATGAATCGCTCAGGCACTCTACTCTCCTTGGGATATATAAAATTGAAAATAATACCAAATTTTAGACATTGTCACCATGAAATGCTATTAAGAAAAATCAGAACAATGTATTTTGCAATATTATTCTTAGCGTACGCGCTAAATTCTTGCTAAAATCGAGCCAAAGTTTTAACCTATCAACCAAAATTAACTCGGTAGAACAAATGAGCAATCACAGTGCACGCATTAATATGGTCAAACAACAGCTAAGAACAGGCGATGTTTTAAACGAGTCCATCCTGAATTTATATGATTTAATCCCACGCCATGAATTTGTCCCCGAACATCTGGCCCATTTTGCCTATTCAGACATGCAAATCCCCCTGGCTCACGGCCAGCGTATGTTAACCCCCCTTGAGGAGGGAAAAATATTACAGGGACTTGAACTACTTGGAACTGAAACCGTTTTGGAAGTAGGAACCGGCAGTGGATTCTTAACCGCCATGTTAAGTAAGTTGTGTAAAAAAGTAATTAGCATTGACTATTATCCTGAGTTTACATTAAGTGCTGCTCGTAAATTACAAACCCATCATTGCGATAATATAGAATTACACACGGGTGATGCCTGTCGCGGATGGCTGGAAAAAGCGCCCTATGATGTGATGGTCTATACTGGCGCTCTGGAAAAGCTCAACGAAACACACAAGCTGCAAATATTGCCAGGTGGAAAATTATTCGCTATAGAAGGTAAATCTCCAGTCATGCAGGCGTTTTTATACAGCTTGGATCACCATGATACCTGGGAAAAGTCCATGCTTTTTGAAACTGATATCCCCCCCCTTTTGGACCAATTAAAGCCAAAAGAATTTGTATTCTAGGAAGTTTTAATGAAAAAACTGCTGTTATTTTGTATGGTTACTCTGAGTCTGTCAACACCCTGTTTTGCAATAGACCTTATGGATATCTACAAACAAGCTCTTGAAAATGATACGGTGTTTAAAAATGCATATGATACTTATATGTCCAGCACAGAAGCCATTCCTCAAGCTCGATCGGCACTTTTTCCCCAGGTAGGTATCAATACCCAGGCAGGTCGCAACGTACAACTCATTTCAGACGGTACCTTTGGTGTCAACGTTTACTACAGTAATACTCAATGGCAAGTGACTGCTTCTCAAGCTGTTTTTAATTATCAGGCATGGGCAAAGGTACAACAAGCAAAAGCATCGGTAAAAGCATCCCAGGCAACTTTTAATGACGCAGCTCAAAATTTAATTTTAAGAACCGCAAAGGCCTATTTTGAAGTGTTACTGGCCAAAGATACCCTTGAATTTGCAGAAGCAAAAAAGCGGGCAAACAAACGCCAATTGGATCAGGCAACTCAGCGTTTTAATGTTGGGCTGGATGCCATAACGTCTGTATACGAAGCCCAGGCCGCGTTCGATCAATCTGTTGCCACAGTCATTTCTGCGCGAAATAACCAAATCAATCAAAATGAAAACCTGAGAAAACTAACCAATCACGTTTATGAAGGCTTGGCACGCTTGCGTGATAGCACCATTCCCTTGGTTAAACCTGAGCCTGATGATGTAAATCAGTGGATTGATACAGGACTTAAGCAAAATTACAAATTATATGCAGCAAAATACAATCTTGAAGTTGCTAAAGAAAATGTGAAAGCACTATCAGCAGGTAATTGGCCTGTTTTCGCCATTCAAAGTAATGCCACACAAACGCGTAATATTGCCAATGGTCCTGACACTTTTTTCGTTCCTGCCAAGCAAACTCAAGCAAACGTTGCCCTAGCGATGAATTTCCCGATTTTCCAGGGAGGATTAGTTCAATCACAAACACGTCAGGCGCAATTTAATTTCCAGGGCAGCAGCGAACAAATGGAACAAACCTACAGAGATGTAGTTGTAAACAGTCATATAGCATTTAATACAATTACCGATGGAATCAGCAAAGTAAAAGCTGACAGGCAAACTATTATTTCCCAAAAAAACTCGCTGGATAGTACTGAGGCTCAATTTGAGGTTGGTACGCGCACCATGGTTGACGTCGTTAATGCACAACAACGCCTTTTTGAAGCCCAGGAGCAATTGGCAAGTGATCAGTATAATCTGATCAACTCCATGCTCACCTTAAAATACCTGGCCGGCACATTGAATGTAAATGATCTAGAGCTGGTTAATTCATGGTTAGCTACTACACGAGTAAAAGGATTTGATTCTGTAGCAAGCGATGCCTCCAAATAACTTATTCAGGATGTTCCATGTCTTCTAATTTATCTTTAATTGAAAAAAAATTATTACATTACACCGGAAAAGCAATTGCTGATTTTAATATGATTCAGCGGGGAGACCGTGTCATGGTCTGTCTTTCCGGTGGTAAAGATTCTTTTACCATGTTAACAATTCTTGAGCATCTGCGACGCCGTTCGGGTAATAAATTTGAAGTATTTGCCTTTACCCTTGATCAAGCACAGCCAGGTTGGGATGACTCAACTCTGCGCAACTGGCTTGCAGATAAAAAAATTCCCTATGAAATACTTACCCGGGATACCTACAGCATAGTAAAAGAAAAAGTTCCTGAAGGGAAAACCTATTGTTCCTTATGCTCACGATTACGACGTGGAATTATCTATCGCTATGCTGAAGAAAAAGGGTATACCAAAATCGCACTGGGTCACCATCGCGATGACTTGATCCGCACTTTAATGATGTCTATCTTCTACAATGGCGATATCAGATCAATGCCACCCAAGTTACTTAGTGATAATAAAAAACATATAGTCATTCGTCCCATGTGCTATGTTCAGGAAAAAGATATAATTACTTTTGCTAATGAACAGGCATTTCCAATTATTCCCTGCAATCTATGTGGCTCCCAGGAAAATTTGATGCGTAAGAAAGTGGGTCGTTTGATCGATCAGCTGGGTGCTGAAAATCCCAAAGTACCCAGTAACATCCTTCACGCTCTCCAAAGCCTCAAACCAAGCCAACTAATGGATCAAAGCATGTGGAATTTCAAAAATCTGGAGAAAGAATTAATAACTCCTAATCCTGTCGATGAGTCAGAAGTATTCCAAGCAGATGAGTTTGAAGTTATTGAGGAGTAGCGTTTTTTGCAACAGGATAAGAAGTTATTCTATATATTTTAGAAATTGTCTATCGGTGGGAGTCGAACCCACCGAAATTAATACAATCAATAGGAAATGTTAATTTTTATCCCGGGTTATTTGAGCCAATTTATATACTGACTGATAGACCAGTGAATATTAATTACGAATTACCAAGGGTTGTTCATTTATGCTCCCTGTACTTTCAGGCTCCTTGTCTTTTCTCTTTTTAAAGAAATTATTTACCCCTCCAATGATTTTATTCGTGGCATTAAATAGCTTATCGATAACACTAGTATCCATTTCCATTTCAAAACATCTGACTGAGTTGATATCATCAAAGTCATTAACAATCATTTGAGAAAAACACGAAAGCATGTAATTAAGAACCACCTCATCCTGATCTTTCTGACTCATCTTTTTAAAATCTCCGTCACTCTCTAATTTTTTCCACATGTAAAAATTAATGCTGCGTCCATGATTAGGATCATAAAAATACGCAGTTTTTTTCTTTGGATCGTAACGTAAAAAGATTGCATGACCCCAAGATGCCTCATCTGGTGTTTGGGTGCCATCTTTTTTCATCGATTGATGCCCAATGGATATTTTTATAATTCCAGAATTTTTTAATTTTGACTTCTGTTGCTGAGTGACAGCGCTATAAAGTACTTGATAGATTGAAGTGCAACTGAAAGCGGGTTCATCTGCAAAACGCGCATCTGCATGTAGTTGTTGAATTTTCTTTAGATGAAGACGTTTTAACACAGCTTGAGATAGACCATTGTTACTGGCTATCCCCACATCTACTTGATATAAAGCTTGGGTATAGCGATCTTGTGGTGAGATTTTCACTTCCGCTTTCCAGTGTAAATCTGAAAGTGTCTCATTTCGGGCTATGCTGGTCATTTCTCGAGTAATCACTCTGTAAGCATTTGCTTGACACACTCCATTTCCTAATATCTCGCAATCCCCGCCAATAAATCCCTGAATATTTTCATACTGAATTGGATTTCCCCAAACCTTAAAAAATTCAATGTCTTGATTAACGTCTGTTGGCAGCATTGTTTGTATATGACTGGAAAACATACCATTTGAAGGGGATAGAACCTCTTTTACCTTGACATACTGATCCGTTAATACAGCCAACCTGTCTTTGTTGTCTGTAATTTTTTTATCTATAAAGCGACCTAAAGTATGCAACAGTCTGCTTTTTGATCGTTGCAAAGAGCTTTCAATATGCTGAGAGATATTTTCATTAGAGTCATTGAGTTTCTTTTTGCATTTCTCAGATTCTTGTTCTATCAAATCACTTGCTGTTGAGAGAATTTCTTGTCTCGCTTTAGTTAGCATGTGAATCAAGGGAACTAAAGAAGGTTCACCACCCGCAGCAATAATCTTTTCCTTCAAAGCCATGAGCTCAATCTGATGTTGCAGCTCTTTTAGTGTTGGGATCTCATTTTCGGCCTGACCATTAAGTACTGCATTTTGTATCACATGTTTGATTTTTTGCTGGACCAGCTCTTTATTCACTTTAATTTTGTTAGGGTCTAAGCCAAGAGCCGAAAAAACAGCCATTTCATGTGGGTTTTGGAGGAATTTTTCAGGGTGCGCAATTTGCTGATGTACAAAGGCTCGCTTTAACACAAGAGAAAAATCCTCAAAATACTCTTTAGATAACTGAGTTAGAGCACGCTTTAACTTCGGGAACATTTTAATTACTACTTCTTCTTGAGCGGTAACCTCACCTTGCTTGAGTTTTACAGTTAATTTGGCCATTTCTTCATTGTATTGCTGGAGTGTCATTTCTCCTTGAGCATATGCGATAATACGAAGTTTATCAGACTCAGTCATCATCCGATGGCTATCACGAATGTCAGTTCCGATAACATCCCAATCGCAAATCATTAGTTCAGCTTTTTCTTTACCAGCAATAGATTCCAAGCGATCATAAAGATCGATAAGGGCTGCACGATTACACGCTGAGCGAACATTCACCACAAATTGATCCAGTACCAAAACATTCTTAGGGTTATCGTTTATTGCAGGTTTATCTGTCATATGCTCAATAACATGCTGAATGTCACGAACTATTACAGGAGCTAACCTGGCTGCATGGTCAACATGCTCGTCCTTCATCATCTGGGTTACTAGCTGTATCGGATTTGTATTAACCAGTGAGAGAGATTCAAGAACAGTATCTTCATCTGCGATTTTTTTTAATTGCACCGACAAGATTTGAAAAAATGCTTCATTATCTATTTGTTTTGAACCTGTTTCAGAATGAGTTCGCTCGATTGCAACATCAAAACCCGCTGGTGAACCCTCCCACTTTTTTTTCATATCTTCAATCATAACTATCCTGCTATGCTGTTGCTCAGCAACAAGAATTATTTTTTCCATAAACTCATTTATCTCAGATATTAAGCGTAATGGTGGCGTGTTATCATCAAGACGTTTGGAGGTAGGCCAGTGGCTTTCATACAATTGTTCAAAAGGTACATTTGAACAATATTCTGCGCATTTTTGTCTCAGTTGATCAAGGATGGTCGTGTTTATTACTGCTAACAACTGGTTAACTGAACTTCGATGTATTGTTTGCCAATATTCAAAACTGTCAGGATGAATATTAAGCTGCATGCTGTCTGGAAACAGCTCTTTTTCTTTTATCAATTGTATAACAGCGGAACTATTAAAAGCACTTAATTTCTCAGGGCTGCTCCCTGGGTTAAAGCCTTGCCAAAGCTCAGCCAGATAAGTCTTGGGGCATGATTTCATTAAGGAGAAAGCATCTAAAGCCAATAACTCTTGCTTAAATTGCTCCAGATTAATGATCAGTTGCTGTTTGTATTCATTTATATTTGGAAGTGTATCTTGGTTCTGGGCATAAAAATGGCGTGCTGTTTTCTGAAAAAGCCATTTTTTCAGAACTTCGATATTAAAGATTCTTAATTGCTCCTCACTTACTTCCTGGGGCCAATCGCCATTCTTTTTCCAATAATCACCAGTATTAAAATAGTCACATATTTGTCGTAGAGAAATCACATCCTCTATGGATTCTAATGCAGTGGGAACTGCACTCATCATCCATGCCATTTTAGGATTATATGCAACGTTTATTGCCTTTACATACTCTGAGAAGCGATTTGATTCAACATTATAGTTGTCATCATTTGTGTTAACTGTAGGGTATATCTCTGGAGGTGGAGGTGGGATGAAATCTTCATCAATGAAGTGTGGAAAATCATAAACAAAAATATGTGTTCCACTAGATACATAAGAAGGCATAATAATATCAACATAATTTAAACAATTTGTGCATTGTACATTAATGCATCGAAATTATACAACCAAATAATGCACTTATTTGTTAAATTATGCCCAAATAGGAACTTATCATTTCGGTAATTAACCAGCATACTGGACCAACTACAT
The sequence above is drawn from the Legionella antarctica genome and encodes:
- a CDS encoding TolC family outer membrane protein — its product is MKKLLLFCMVTLSLSTPCFAIDLMDIYKQALENDTVFKNAYDTYMSSTEAIPQARSALFPQVGINTQAGRNVQLISDGTFGVNVYYSNTQWQVTASQAVFNYQAWAKVQQAKASVKASQATFNDAAQNLILRTAKAYFEVLLAKDTLEFAEAKKRANKRQLDQATQRFNVGLDAITSVYEAQAAFDQSVATVISARNNQINQNENLRKLTNHVYEGLARLRDSTIPLVKPEPDDVNQWIDTGLKQNYKLYAAKYNLEVAKENVKALSAGNWPVFAIQSNATQTRNIANGPDTFFVPAKQTQANVALAMNFPIFQGGLVQSQTRQAQFNFQGSSEQMEQTYRDVVVNSHIAFNTITDGISKVKADRQTIISQKNSLDSTEAQFEVGTRTMVDVVNAQQRLFEAQEQLASDQYNLINSMLTLKYLAGTLNVNDLELVNSWLATTRVKGFDSVASDASK
- the ttcA gene encoding tRNA 2-thiocytidine(32) synthetase TtcA codes for the protein MSSNLSLIEKKLLHYTGKAIADFNMIQRGDRVMVCLSGGKDSFTMLTILEHLRRRSGNKFEVFAFTLDQAQPGWDDSTLRNWLADKKIPYEILTRDTYSIVKEKVPEGKTYCSLCSRLRRGIIYRYAEEKGYTKIALGHHRDDLIRTLMMSIFYNGDIRSMPPKLLSDNKKHIVIRPMCYVQEKDIITFANEQAFPIIPCNLCGSQENLMRKKVGRLIDQLGAENPKVPSNILHALQSLKPSQLMDQSMWNFKNLEKELITPNPVDESEVFQADEFEVIEE